In a genomic window of Rhinopithecus roxellana isolate Shanxi Qingling chromosome 2, ASM756505v1, whole genome shotgun sequence:
- the LOC115892746 gene encoding UDP-glucuronosyltransferase 2B33-like yields MSVKWTSVILLIQLSFYFSSGSCGKVLVWAAEYSHWMNMKTILEELVQRGHEVTVLASSASIVFDPNNSSALKIEVYPTSLTKTEFENIITQEIKRWSDLPKDSFWLYFSQMQEIMWRFGDIRIKFCKDVVSNKKLMKKLQESRFDVVLADPVFPGSELLAELFNIPLVYSLRFSPGYVFEKHSVGFIFPPSYVPVVMSELSDQMTFMERVKNMIYMLYFDFCFQLYDLKKWNQFYSEVLVAVKGCDVVLSIIYYDQSLKPLDQKLFWIEFVMNHNGAKVPAATYPQPHLVAVLLYGCAGLLGSCLLSLSYYVLDY; encoded by the exons ATGTCTGTGAAATGGACTTCAGTAATTCTGCTAATACAACTGAGCTTTTACTTTAGCTCTGGGAGTTGTGGAAAGGTGCTGGTGTGGGCAGCAGAATATAGCCATTGGATGAATATGAAGACAATCCTGGAAGAGCTTGTCCAGAGAGGTCATGAGGTGACTGTACTGGCATCTTCAGCTTCCATTGTTTTTGATCCCAACAACTCATCTGCTCTTAAAATTGAAGTTTATCCTACATCTTTAACTAAAACTGagtttgaaaatataattacGCAAGAGATTAAGAGATGGTCAGACCTTCCAAAAGATtcattttggttatatttttcaCAAATGCAAGAAATCATGTGGAGGTTTGGTGACATACGTATAAAGTTCTGTAAAGATGTGgtttcaaataagaaattaatgaagaaactACAAGAGTCAAGATTTGATGTCGTTTTAGCAGATCCTGTTTTTCCCGGTAGTGAGCTGCTGGCTGAGCTATTTAACATACCCCTTGTGTACAGTCTCCGCTTCAGTCCTGGCTACGTTTTTGAAAAGCATTCTGTAGGATTTATTTTCCCTCCCTCCTACGTACCTGTTGTTATGTCAGAATTAAGTGATCAAATGACTTTCATGGAGAGGGTAAAAAATATGATCTATATgctttattttgacttttgtttccaATTGTATGACCTGAAGAAGTGGAATCAGTTTTATAGTGAAGTTCTag TAGCTGTAAAAGGATGTGATGTAGTGTTATCAATCATTTATTATGATCAGTCTCTGAAGCCCTTGGACCAAAAACTCTTCTGGATTGAGTTTGTCATGAACCACAATGGAGCCAAAGTACCCGCTGCCACCTACCCACAACCTCACCTGGTTGCAGTACTGCTCTATGGATGTGCTGGCCTGCTTGGCAGTTGTTTACTCTCTTTGTCATATTATGTTCTTGATTATTAA